In Pseudoalteromonas sp. NC201, a single window of DNA contains:
- a CDS encoding alpha/beta hydrolase-fold protein — protein MTAPKGLKTLVLYAFLFFPACGSTAVTVTQQDPVVIGNTLVLKSEILNNEIPLNIALPSNFDLSSKLHTYPVIFLVGKHGSEFFHAVSGIVKHLADVERMPETIVVSINGGSPSPDIYHNDMFGGQSNKKWPSWGEPKKYHDFYQNELFPFLKAHYRANEKRTVIAISTSSFFPLNNLIHEKQLFDTYVFLAAADIIGMGYTPNKTMVDSLVERVSEDPKNGPLIYFAVAGDDLKKEKKYQSNVNKLKSRLKSIKDLPFILKIYDNEGHYDALLKTMLDVIEIKYPKPLWSAKYRDIVTKPGNALKNIDNYYDQLSERYGFTILPRSTRWNSVNRLGFISTYLIRQGRVIEAIEVAERYTEYQPKSWQAYESLAKAFEANEDNLQALKNTKVAVRLVDNEVNKSLLLEYINQLTEAPE, from the coding sequence ATGACAGCGCCAAAAGGATTAAAAACCCTTGTTCTTTATGCTTTTTTATTTTTCCCAGCCTGTGGCAGTACAGCTGTGACGGTGACGCAGCAAGACCCTGTGGTGATAGGTAATACACTGGTATTGAAGTCTGAAATTTTAAATAATGAAATCCCACTCAATATTGCGCTTCCTAGCAACTTTGATCTTTCTTCGAAACTTCATACTTATCCCGTGATCTTTTTAGTTGGTAAACATGGTAGTGAGTTCTTCCATGCGGTCAGTGGTATCGTAAAACACTTAGCTGATGTAGAGCGGATGCCTGAAACCATTGTTGTTAGTATCAATGGAGGAAGCCCTTCACCAGATATTTACCATAATGATATGTTTGGTGGTCAGTCGAATAAAAAGTGGCCATCATGGGGGGAGCCTAAAAAATATCATGATTTTTATCAAAATGAGCTGTTTCCGTTTTTAAAAGCACATTATCGGGCTAATGAAAAACGTACAGTGATTGCAATTTCAACGAGTAGTTTCTTTCCATTAAATAATCTCATCCATGAAAAACAGTTATTTGATACATACGTGTTTTTAGCTGCGGCTGATATCATAGGGATGGGATACACGCCAAATAAAACTATGGTAGATAGTCTAGTTGAAAGAGTATCTGAAGACCCTAAAAATGGCCCCCTTATTTACTTTGCTGTAGCTGGAGACGACCTAAAAAAGGAAAAGAAGTATCAAAGCAATGTGAATAAACTCAAGAGCCGCCTGAAGAGTATAAAAGACCTACCTTTTATCCTCAAAATTTATGATAACGAGGGACATTATGATGCATTGCTAAAAACGATGCTGGATGTGATAGAAATAAAATACCCGAAGCCACTTTGGTCAGCAAAGTATCGCGATATTGTGACTAAACCTGGTAATGCTCTAAAAAATATTGATAACTACTACGACCAATTAAGTGAGCGCTATGGTTTTACTATATTGCCAAGATCAACGCGTTGGAATAGTGTTAATAGGCTCGGCTTCATTAGTACGTATTTGATTAGACAAGGCCGAGTCATAGAAGCGATAGAAGTCGCAGAACGTTACACCGAATATCAACCTAAGTCTTGGCAAGCCTATGAGTCATTAGCAAAGGCATTTGAGGCGAATGAGGATAACTTACAAGCGCTGAAAAACACCAAAGTAGCCGTGCGACTGGTTGATAATGAAGTAAATAAAAGCCTTCTATTGGAATACATCAATCAATTAACCGAGGCGCCAGAGTAA
- a CDS encoding TolB family protein, translating to MLVKKIGISKLACFSTIMLFFIHEVQSYSEPPTESYGVIYGSKDGNSKAIYLSDQDGKSPVKIVKATSSDGYPAVSPLGDKVTFYGKYDNFKTWSIHTVDITGRNLKRLTSKKYVWDSAPAWSLDGMTIAFAREYENKEGVWQEEIWLMNADGSEQRQIKNLEGRAPEFMPDGRLLYQSKASPSQISIANLDGSEVIQLTQDDTDNMSPQISPDGTKIAYLSNRDGNQEVYVMSIDGTNNKRLTRNNIQEWDPSWSPDGTKVYFASENVFGFYDVFSINVDGTSIKKILQNSSQATVVPGLDQETLQKLKKTNERQ from the coding sequence ATGCTTGTTAAAAAAATTGGCATCTCAAAATTGGCTTGTTTTTCCACCATTATGTTGTTTTTTATTCATGAAGTTCAATCATATAGCGAACCACCAACAGAGTCGTATGGTGTTATATATGGTTCTAAAGACGGTAATAGCAAAGCGATTTACTTAAGTGACCAAGATGGTAAATCGCCAGTAAAGATCGTGAAAGCCACGTCAAGTGACGGCTATCCTGCTGTCTCCCCATTGGGAGACAAAGTAACCTTTTACGGTAAATACGATAACTTCAAAACATGGTCAATTCATACCGTTGACATTACTGGCCGCAATCTGAAAAGATTAACCAGTAAAAAATATGTGTGGGATAGTGCACCTGCTTGGTCTTTGGATGGAATGACGATAGCGTTTGCTAGAGAATATGAAAATAAGGAAGGTGTTTGGCAGGAAGAAATTTGGTTAATGAATGCTGATGGTAGCGAACAGCGCCAAATTAAAAATCTCGAAGGTCGTGCTCCAGAATTTATGCCAGATGGTCGATTACTATACCAATCTAAAGCCAGCCCAAGCCAAATTAGCATTGCCAATTTGGATGGCAGCGAGGTTATTCAACTCACTCAAGACGACACTGATAACATGTCTCCTCAAATTTCCCCAGATGGCACAAAAATAGCCTATCTATCTAATAGAGATGGGAATCAGGAAGTATATGTTATGAGTATTGATGGAACCAATAACAAGCGACTGACTCGTAATAACATTCAAGAGTGGGATCCATCTTGGTCTCCAGACGGCACAAAGGTGTATTTCGCTTCAGAGAATGTATTTGGCTTTTATGATGTCTTTTCTATAAATGTGGATGGCACGTCTATCAAAAAAATACTTCAAAACAGCTCGCAAGCGACAGTTGTGCCAGGTCTTGACCAAGAAACGCTACAAAAATTAAAGAAAACAAATGAGCGCCAGTAG